CTCGGCGTACGGAATCTGCGGACGGCGTTCCAGCGCAGCGACGGGGAGCCGCTGACCGCGGTCGACGGCGTGACCTTCGACGTCCGTCCCGGCCAGGCGCTGGCCATCGTCGGGGAGAGCGGCAGCGGCAAGAGCATCACCGTTCGCAGCGTGCTGCGCGTGCTGCCGAAGACCGCGCGGGTGACCAGTGGCGAGGCGCACTTCGGTGGGCGCGACCTGCTGACGCTCAGCGAGAAGGAGATGCGCCGCATCCGCGGCCGCGAGATCGGCATGGTCTTCCAGAGCGCGATGGAGGCGATGAACCCGACGCTGACGCTCGAACGTCAGCTGACCGAGCACCTGCTCTGGCACGGCCTGTGCACCAAGGCGGAGGCGCGGAAGCGGGCCGTGCAGGCCCTCGGCGACGTCGGCATCCCCGAGCCCGAGAAGCGCATCCGCACCTACCCGTTCCAGCTGTCCGGCGGGATGCGGCAGCGGGCGATGATCGCGATGGCGATGGTGACCCGGCCCGCGCTGCTGATCGCCGACGAGCCGACCACCGCGGTCGACGTCACCGTGCAGCGGCAGATCCTCGAGCTGCTGGCCGGGCTGAAGGAGTCCGGGACCGGCATCATCATGATCACCCACGACCTGGGCGTCGCGCGCTCGTTCTGCGACGACGCCGTCGTGATGTACGCCGGCCGCGTGGTCGAGCGGGCCCCGACCCGCGAGCTGCTCGACGAACCACGCCATCCCTACACGGTCGGGCTGATCGGGTCGAGTGTGGAGGTCGGTGGGCGCGGCCTGCCGCTCGCGCCGATCCCGGGCAGCCCGCCGGACCTCAGCCGAAGGCCCGAGGGGTGCTCGTTCCATCCGCGGTGCTCGCGGGCCGAGCGGCCGAGGTGCCACACCGAGCAGGAGATCCTCAGCATCGGCCCCGGCCGCCAGGCCGCCTGCTGGAAGGTGACGTCCGATGCCTGAACAGAGTCCGAGCCCGGTGCTGGTCCGCGCCGAGTCGGTCACGAAGGTCTTCTCGACCCGGGCGGGTGACGTCCGCGCCGTCGACGACGTCAGTCTCGGCATCCGCCGCGGCGAGACCCTGGGGCTGGTCGGGGAGAGCGGCAGCGGCAAGTCGACGATGGCGCGGATCGTGATGGGCCTCCAGGCCTGCACCAGCGGCCGCGTGCTGTTCGACGGCCAGGACCTGGCCGCGCTCCCGGCGCGGGAGCTGCGGGAGGTGCGCCCGCGGCTGCAGATGGTCTTCCAGAACCCGTACGGCTCCCTGCTCCCGCACTTCACCGCGATCGCCAACGTGACCGAACCGTTGCGGCTGCACGGCCGCGACG
The Kribbella italica DNA segment above includes these coding regions:
- a CDS encoding ABC transporter ATP-binding protein translates to MTGRDDVLLGVRNLRTAFQRSDGEPLTAVDGVTFDVRPGQALAIVGESGSGKSITVRSVLRVLPKTARVTSGEAHFGGRDLLTLSEKEMRRIRGREIGMVFQSAMEAMNPTLTLERQLTEHLLWHGLCTKAEARKRAVQALGDVGIPEPEKRIRTYPFQLSGGMRQRAMIAMAMVTRPALLIADEPTTAVDVTVQRQILELLAGLKESGTGIIMITHDLGVARSFCDDAVVMYAGRVVERAPTRELLDEPRHPYTVGLIGSSVEVGGRGLPLAPIPGSPPDLSRRPEGCSFHPRCSRAERPRCHTEQEILSIGPGRQAACWKVTSDA